A genomic stretch from Gopherus flavomarginatus isolate rGopFla2 chromosome 3, rGopFla2.mat.asm, whole genome shotgun sequence includes:
- the LOC127046711 gene encoding uncharacterized protein LOC127046711: MSSSSSSSSSPSPPPRRPGRPTIYSPLEKKRRRKSLERKRAQSRICIREQIGRWMSLRETLNVFSHAEVARFLLDLYDNYENRDVCKESEVKIQEADGNSTLNAEKDVPETSLTAGTERLLCEDLEDGSTDSSGEECTIDNEFDLSKSFSSVKHLKNVSIAEDILGITDECDDGSQGDFIETFEETTHDMTLEDTQDISHEKIHIVYERSLLQLAKKIVIPKCMFCAGEVDISVQPVSSCVHLIWKCSAGHIAFEWSSQPLVKGQTHAGDLALSAAIILSGNNFGKISQMANFMKLTFITASTFFRMQRHFIVPTVESFWCRMKQHILEELHGKEVVIMGDGRMDGPGHSAQYCVYSFMDLETKQILAIEIVDKRKTQLNSPFIEKEAFRRGLQKLLDEQLMVKEVVTDSHTQISALITKKFPCIIHSYDIWGGAKNLGNKLIEASRQKDCGRLLQWCSDIVNYFWFCCKEANSYEKFIGMWCGLVHHVVNEHQWASGNGIIEGRCKHGPQMDEREKEWLEKGSKPHTEMCRIILDKKFLRNIPYFLQFRSTFDLEHFQQHVHMYAPKRFEYTYTVYRARCFLAAIDYNMHLNRQTMHNQQNQLIYRRIYHRKSGRWTLVPKKENKHYVYTDDIMEEIFQRRLGM, translated from the exons ATGTCGTCATCATCATCCTCTTCATcctcaccatcaccaccaccaaggCGACCTGGTAGACCCACCATATATTCCCCATTAGAAAAAAAGAGGCGGAGAAAGAGTCTAGAGAGAAAAAGGGCTCAATCAAGGATATGTATAAGAGAACAAATAGGAAGATGGATGTCACTTAGGGAAACGCTTAATGTCTTCTCACATGCTGAAGTTGCCAGGTTTTTGCTGGACTT ATATGACAATTATGAAAACCGAGATGTGTGCAAGGAATCAGAAGTAAAAATACAGGAAGCGGATGGAAACTCAACATTAAATGCAGAAAAGGATGTGCCAGAGACCTCTCTAACAGCAGGCACTGAAAG ATTACTATGTGAAGATTTAGAGGATGGATCTACAGACAGTTCAGGAGAAGAGTGCACTATTGATAATGAATTTGACCTTTCTAAAAG TTTTTCTTCAGTTAAACACTTGAAAAATGTGTCTATAGCAGAGGATATATTGGGTATTACAGATGAATGTGATGATGGGTCACAAGGTGACTTTATAGAAACCTTTGAGGAGACAACTCATGATATGACTTTGGAGGACACCCAGGATATTTCTCATGAAAAAATTCACATTGTTTATGAACGATCCCTTCTTCAACTAGCCAAAAAAATTGTTATACCAAAATGTATGTTTTGTGCTGGTGAAGTTGATATTTCTGTACAGCCTGTTTCTTCCTGTGTGCATTTGATATGG AAATGTAGTGCAGGACATATAGCATTTGAATGGTCTTCTCAACCCTTGGTGAAAGGACAGACCCATGCAGGAGACCTTGCTTTATCTGCTGCAATCATACTGTCAGGAAACAATTTTGGAAAAATTTCACAAATGGCAAACTTTATGAAGCTGACATTCATAACTGCAAGTACATTCTTCAGAATGCAACGTCACTTTATTGTTCCAACTGTAGAATCCTTCTGGTGTCGAATGAAGCAACACATTTTAGAGGAACTACATGGGAAGGAAGTAGTCATTATGG GAGATGGACGCATGGATGGCCCTGGCCACTCTGCACAGTATTGTGTATACTCATTCATGGATTTAGAAACTAAACAAATTTTAGCTATTGAAATAGTGGATAAACGCAAAACGCAACTGAACTCCCCATTTATTGAGAAGGAAGCCTTTAGAAGAGGATTACAAAAGTTGTTGGATGAACAGCTAATGGTCAAAGAAGTTGTTACTGATTCACACACTCAAATCTCTGCTTTGATAA CAAAGAAATTTCCCTGTATAATCCATTCATATGACATATGGGGTGGTGCCAAAAATCTTGGAAATAAATTAATTGAG GCTAGCAGACAGAAAGATTGTGGCCGTCTTTTACAATGGTGTTCAGATATTGTCAATTATTTCTGGTTTTGCTGCAAGGAAGCAAATTCATATGAAAAATTTATT GGAATGTGGTGTGGCTTAGTTCATCATGTGGTCAATGAACATCAGTGGGCTAGTGGAAACGGCATCATTGAGGGACGGTGCAAACATGGTCCTCAAATGGATGAAAGAGAAAAGGAATGGCTAGAAAAGGGAAGCAAACCTCACACTGAAATGTGCAGAATAATTTTGGATAAAAAGTTTCTGAGAAACATCCCATACTTTCTACAGTTTAG atCCACATTTGATCTGGAACACTTTCAGCAGCATGTGCATATGTATGCTCCCAAAAGATTTGAATACACCTATACAGTGTACAGAGCAAGATGTTTTTTGGCTGCTATTGATTACAATATGCATTTGAACCGGCAAACCATGCACAATCAACAGAATCAGTTAAT ATACCGTAGAATTTACCATAGGAAATCTGGGAGATGGACCTTGGTACCCAAGAAAGAAAATAAGCATTATGTATATACTGATGACATAATGGAGGAGATATTTCAACGCCGTTTGGGGATGTAG